The Halovulum dunhuangense genome includes the window ATCGAGTCGATCACGCTCGACCGGGGGGCGGCGCATCTCAAGGACGAGCTGATGCCGCGTTACGCGGAACTGATCTACAACGGCTTCTGGTTCTCGCCCGAGCGCGAGATGCTCCAGGCGCTGATCGACCGCAGCCAGGAGCATGTCACCGGCACGGTGCGGCTGAAGCTCTACAAGGGCAATGCATCGGTCGTGGGCCGCTGGTCCGAGCACTCGCTCTATTCCGAGCAGCACGTCACCTTCGAGGAAGACGCCGGCGCCTACGACCAGAAGGACGCGGCCGGCTTCATCAAGATCAACGCGCTGCGCCTGAAACTGCTGGCCGCGCGCAACCGGCGCGTCGGCTGAAACGCACCTTGATCGCGCCGGCTCAGACCGGCGCGATCAGCCCCGCGAAATGCAGGCCGATCCCGGCCAGCGCGCCCGCGATCACCAGCACATGCATGGGCCAGGGCCGCCGCATAGCGGCCGCGGCAAACAACGCCAGCAGCGCCACCTTGGGCCATTCCGGCGCCAGCCAGCCTGCGGGCAGCAGCGCCGCCGTGCCCAGGTAGACGGCCAGGTTCAGAACCACCCCGACCACCGCCGCCGACACGCCTGCCAGCGCGCGGCGCAGGAGCGGCATCCCCTCGACCGCGGCGACGAAGGGCGCCACGGCCAGGATCAGCATGAAGCTGGGCGCAAAGGTGTAGAAGGTGGCCAGCACCGCGGTGGTGGCGCCCGCGGCGGCGGTGCCGTCCGCGCTCCACCCGGCGAAGAACCCGGCATAGGTGTTGACCAGGATCAGCGGCCCCGGCGTCGCCTCGGCGATGGCAAGGCCGTTCAGCATCTGGGCTGCGGAAAGCCAGCCATAGGTCTCGACCGCGCGTTCGGCCACATAGGGCAACAGGGCATAGGCGCCGCCGAAGGACACGAAGGCGGCCGAGGTGAACAGCGTGGCCACCCCGTCATGCGGATCGGGGCCCAGCGTCACCCGCACCAGCCCCCAGACCAGCGCGATCAGTCCAAGCCCGATCCCGAGCGTGGGCAGCACATGCCCCAGCCCGAACCGCGCGGCCGAGGATGGGCCCGCCGGGGCGGATGGTGCAAGGAAAAGCCCCGCCAGCGCCGCGAGCGCCACGATCAGCGGGAATGGCAGCCCCAGCGCCCAGATGCCCAGGAACGCGAGTGACGCCAGCGCCCAGTCGGCGGGTTGCTTCAGCGTCCGCCCCGCCAGCATCCGCAGCGCGCGCGCCACGATCACCAGCACCGCAGGCTGGATGCCGTAGAACAGCGCCGCCACCAGCGGCACGGACCCCTTGGCGGCCGCGACCCAGGCCAGCAGGATCATCAGCGCGGCGCCGGGCAGGATGAAGGCAAGCCCCGCCGCCATGCCACCGCGCACCCCGTGCAGCCGCCAACCAAGCCAGGTGGCCAGCTGCTGCGCCTCTGGCCCCGGCAACACCATCGCGACGCTCAGCCCGCGGCGGAAATCCTCGGGGCTGACCCAGCCGCGGCGGTCCACGATCTCGTCCTGCATCAGCGCGATCTGCCCGGCCGGGCCGCCGAAGGACAGAAGCCCGATCTTCACATAGACGCCGATCGCCTCTTTCAGGGAACCCACGCCCATCGCCCGCCCTTCCATCGACGCCCCGCCCGGAATTAGCGCGCCGCCCAAAGGCGGAAAGCCCCGGGCGGGCCGGTCAGAACGCCATGCCGGCCAGGTTGTTGACCAGGATCCGCTGCACCGCATAGAGCGCGACGATCAGCACCAGCGGCGCCAGATCGATGCCGCCCATCGGCGGCAGCACCTTGCGGATCGGCGCGTAGAGCGGCTCGAGGATCCGGTTCAGACCTGACCAGATCTGGTAGACGAAGGGCTGGCGCAGGTTCAGGACGTCGAAATTGACCAACCAGCTGAGGATCACCTGGGCCAGGACCAGGAACCACAGGATGTCGATGACGAAAAGCAGGATCTGCAGGATCGAGGTCATTGGCGCCGGGCCCCGGATGTTGCGGTTGCCATGACACCTAACCAGCGGCCACGAACCGCGCAACCCCTGCGCGGCGCTCCGCCACGCCGGGCGCGTCGGGCAACGTCCGATTGCGGCGGGCGGCGGCCCGCGATAGCCTCGTCCGGGAGTTGGATCAAGGAAAGGAGTGTTCCCCATGCTCCATGGACTCATGCGCGCCGGCATCCTGGCGCTGCCGGCGGCCCTGCTGTTGCTGGCCGCCGCGCCCCAGGCACAGGCGCAGCCGCGCGGCTGCCCGCCGGGCCTGGCGAAAAAGGATCCGCCCTGCGTGCCCCCGGGCCTTGCCAAGCGCGGCGGGGACAGGGACCGCGACCGCGACCGCGACCGCGATGACGTCGTGATCGAGATCGACGGCCGCTACTACCGCCTGGGAGAGCGGCTGCCGACCCGCGAATATGTGATCCTGCGCGATTACGAACGCCGTGGCCTGCCGCCCCTGCGGGACGGCAACGTCTACCTGCGGATCGACAACGAGGTGGTCGAGGCGGTCGCCGCGACCGGACTTCTGGTCCGGACGCTGGGCGCCTGGAACGATCTTCTGAACTGAGCCCTTCGGCGCGCGCGATCTTCCCAAGTCCGCGCGCGCCTGCTACCCCCGCAGGCAGTACCCCCCGGAGCCGCCTGCCGTGACCACACCCACTTCCGACAACCTGCGCGGCGCGCTCTACATGACGCTGGCGATGGCCGGATTCGGCTTCAACGATGCGGCGATGAAGACGGCGCTGGCGGAACTGCCGCTCTATCCGGCCATGCTGATCCGCGGGATATTCACCGTGGTGGCCTTGTTCCTGCTGGCCTGGGCCAGCGGCGCGCTGCGCTGGCGCCCGCAGCGGCGGGACGCGGGGCTGATCACCCTGCGCTCCATCGCCGAGGTCGCCTCGACCGTCACCTTCCTGACCGCGCTGGCGAACATGCCCATCGCCTCGACCACGGCGATCCTGCAATCGGCACCTCTCGCCGTGACGCTGGCCGCCGCGCTGTTCCTGGCCGAACCCGTCGGCTGGAAGCGCGGTGTCGCGCTGGCGATCGGCTTTTCAGGCGTGCTTCTGATCATCCGGCCCGGCGCGGACAGCTTCAACCCCTACGCCATCTTCGCCGTGGGCACCGTCATCGCCATCGTCTTCCGCGACCTGCTCACGCGGCAGCTTTCCAGGGGCGCACCGTCGCTGCTCGTGGCGCTCGTCACCTCGGTCGTCATCACGCTTACCGGCGCGATCGGCAGCCTGACCGCGCCGTTTCCGCAGGTGGGCCCGGCCACGCTGATCCCGCTGGCCATATCCGCCGCCTGCCTGATCGTCGGCTACACCTTTTCGGTCAGTTCCATGCGGGTGGGCGACATCGCCTTCGTCGCCCCGTTCCGCTATTCGATCCTGCTCTGGGCGCTGATCCTGGGCGTCGTCGTGTTCGGAGATATCCCCGACACGCTGACCCTGATCGGGGCGGCGCTGATCGTGGCGACCGGGCTCTTCACCTTCTGGCGCGAACAGCGCGTGGCGCGGCGCGCGGTGGCCATGCGCCAGCCGCTGCGCTAGGGGCGTCGCATGGCCACCCCCCGCCTTTCCCGCGGCGCGCGTGCCTGGATGCTCTTCGACTGGGCCAACCAGCCCTTTCACACCCTGATCATCACCTTCATCTTCGGCCCCTATTTCGCCGCGCAGGTGGTGGGCGACCCCGTCGCGGGCCAGGCGCTCTGGGCCGACATGAACCTGGTCGCGGGGCTCAGCGTGGCGCTTCTGGCGCCGGTTCTGGGCGCGGTGGCGGATGCAAGCGGCCGGCGCAAGCCCTGGATCGGTGGTTTCACGCTGCTCTGCGCCATAGGGTGCTGCGGGCTCTGGCTGGCCGCGCCGGGCGTGGCGCCGCTCTGGCCGGTGATGGTGTTCTTCGTGCTGGCCTTTCTCGGGTCGGAATTCGCGCTGATCTTCTCGAACGCGATGCTGCCCGACCTCGGCCCGCGGCAGGAAATCGGGCGCATCTCGGGCTCGGGCTGGGCCATGGGCTATCTTGGCGGCGTGTTGGCGCTGATCCTGGTGCTGATGTTCCTCGCACCGGCGGGGGCGAGCGACGTCACGCTTATCGGGTTGCCGCCGCTTTTCGGCCTCGACCCCGCCAGCGGCGAGCCGGCCCGCGCCACCGGCCCCCTCTCGGCCCTCTGGTTCCTGGTCTTCGCCCTGCCCCTTTTCCTCTACACCCCCGACGCGGCGCGCCGGATGGCGCTGGGTCCGGCCATCGGCCACGGGCTGCGGTCACTGCGCGGCACCCTTGGGCGGCTGCCACGGCATACCGCGCTCTGGCGCTACCTGCTCGCGTCGATGGTCTACCGCGACGGGCTGGCGGGGCTGTTCGCCTTTGGTGGCATCTATGCCGCGGGGGTGCTGGGCTGGGGGCTGACCGAGCTTGGGCTCTTCGGCATCGTCGCCGCCCTGACCGGCGCGCTTGGCGCATGGGTCGGCGGCCGCGCCGACCGCGCCTTCGGCCCGCGGCCGGTGATCGCCAGTTCGATCGTTGCGCTGATCGCGGTCGCCTGCGCAGCCCTTGCCACCTCGCGCACGGCGGTGTTGCTGATCCCGGTCGCTGCCGAAAGCCGCCTGCCCGACATCACCTTCTTTCTCTGCGGGGCCATGCTCGGCGCGGCGGGCGGATCGCTTCAGGCCGCGTCGCGCACCATGCTGGTGCATCTGGCCGAACACCGCCTGCCAATGACCGAGGCCTTCGGGCTTTACGCGCTGTCAGGCCGGGCGACCGCCTTCCTTGCGCCCCTTCTGATCGGGATTGCCACCACGGCCAGCGGCAGCCAGGCCCTTGGCGTCAGCCCGGTGATTGCGCTCTTCGCGCTGGGGCTGGGTCTGCTATACTGGGTCAAACCCCATCAAGAGGCCCGAGCATGATCCGATCCCTTCTGGCCAGCCTCGCGTTTTGCGCTGCCCTGGCATATCCGGCCGGCGCACAGACCCCCGCGAAACAGCTTTTCGGCGCAGCCGCCACGCCGTCGGAACACGCGCCCGCCCCGTTCGGCAGCTATTCCGCGGGCTGTCTTGCCGGGGCCGTGGAACTGCCCGAGACCGGCCCCTCCTGGCAGGCGATGCGCCTGTCGCGCAACCGCAACTGGGGTCATCCCGAAACCATCCGCTTCGTCCAGCGGCTGTCGATTGCCGCCCAGCGCATCGGCTGGAACGGCATCTATGTCGGCGACATCTCGCAGCCGCGCGGGGGGCCGATGCTGACCGGCCATGCCAGCCACCAGATGGGGCTCGACATGGATATCTGGATGCTGCCGCCCGACCGCCTCGACCTGACCCGGGCCGAGCGCGAGCGTATCTCCTCGATCGACGTGCGCACGCCCGACCAGCGCAACGTCAACGGCAACTGGACCGACAGCCATCACCGCCTGCTGCGTGCCGCCGCCAGCGACCCCGCGGTCGCGCGGATCTTCGTCACGCCCCCGGTCAAGCTGCGCATGTGCGCCGACGAGACGGGCGACCGGGCCTATCTGCGCAAGATCCGCCCATGGTGGGGTCACAACACCCATTTCCATGTCCGGCTGAACTGCCCCGCGGGTGCCGCGGGTTGCGTCGAGCAGGATCCGATCCCGCCGGGAGATGGCTGCGCCGACGCGGTCTGGTGGGTGACCGAGGCGCTGGAGCCCGCCAAGCCCGACCCGAACGCCCCACCCCCCGAGCCGCGGCGCGACCTGACCCTTGCCGACCTGCCCCAGCAATGCGCCGCCATCCTGCGCTGATCGCGGCCCTGGCCTGGCTGGCCGCGGGATGCGCCGACGCCCAGCCCGCACCG containing:
- the chrA gene encoding chromate efflux transporter, translating into MGVGSLKEAIGVYVKIGLLSFGGPAGQIALMQDEIVDRRGWVSPEDFRRGLSVAMVLPGPEAQQLATWLGWRLHGVRGGMAAGLAFILPGAALMILLAWVAAAKGSVPLVAALFYGIQPAVLVIVARALRMLAGRTLKQPADWALASLAFLGIWALGLPFPLIVALAALAGLFLAPSAPAGPSSAARFGLGHVLPTLGIGLGLIALVWGLVRVTLGPDPHDGVATLFTSAAFVSFGGAYALLPYVAERAVETYGWLSAAQMLNGLAIAEATPGPLILVNTYAGFFAGWSADGTAAAGATTAVLATFYTFAPSFMLILAVAPFVAAVEGMPLLRRALAGVSAAVVGVVLNLAVYLGTAALLPAGWLAPEWPKVALLALFAAAAMRRPWPMHVLVIAGALAGIGLHFAGLIAPV
- a CDS encoding DMT family transporter, with protein sequence MTTPTSDNLRGALYMTLAMAGFGFNDAAMKTALAELPLYPAMLIRGIFTVVALFLLAWASGALRWRPQRRDAGLITLRSIAEVASTVTFLTALANMPIASTTAILQSAPLAVTLAAALFLAEPVGWKRGVALAIGFSGVLLIIRPGADSFNPYAIFAVGTVIAIVFRDLLTRQLSRGAPSLLVALVTSVVITLTGAIGSLTAPFPQVGPATLIPLAISAACLIVGYTFSVSSMRVGDIAFVAPFRYSILLWALILGVVVFGDIPDTLTLIGAALIVATGLFTFWREQRVARRAVAMRQPLR
- a CDS encoding MFS transporter, producing the protein MATPRLSRGARAWMLFDWANQPFHTLIITFIFGPYFAAQVVGDPVAGQALWADMNLVAGLSVALLAPVLGAVADASGRRKPWIGGFTLLCAIGCCGLWLAAPGVAPLWPVMVFFVLAFLGSEFALIFSNAMLPDLGPRQEIGRISGSGWAMGYLGGVLALILVLMFLAPAGASDVTLIGLPPLFGLDPASGEPARATGPLSALWFLVFALPLFLYTPDAARRMALGPAIGHGLRSLRGTLGRLPRHTALWRYLLASMVYRDGLAGLFAFGGIYAAGVLGWGLTELGLFGIVAALTGALGAWVGGRADRAFGPRPVIASSIVALIAVACAALATSRTAVLLIPVAAESRLPDITFFLCGAMLGAAGGSLQAASRTMLVHLAEHRLPMTEAFGLYALSGRATAFLAPLLIGIATTASGSQALGVSPVIALFALGLGLLYWVKPHQEARA
- a CDS encoding excinuclease ABC subunit A gives rise to the protein MLHGLMRAGILALPAALLLLAAAPQAQAQPRGCPPGLAKKDPPCVPPGLAKRGGDRDRDRDRDRDDVVIEIDGRYYRLGERLPTREYVILRDYERRGLPPLRDGNVYLRIDNEVVEAVAATGLLVRTLGAWNDLLN
- a CDS encoding YggT family protein, with protein sequence MTSILQILLFVIDILWFLVLAQVILSWLVNFDVLNLRQPFVYQIWSGLNRILEPLYAPIRKVLPPMGGIDLAPLVLIVALYAVQRILVNNLAGMAF
- the mepA gene encoding penicillin-insensitive murein endopeptidase, which codes for MIRSLLASLAFCAALAYPAGAQTPAKQLFGAAATPSEHAPAPFGSYSAGCLAGAVELPETGPSWQAMRLSRNRNWGHPETIRFVQRLSIAAQRIGWNGIYVGDISQPRGGPMLTGHASHQMGLDMDIWMLPPDRLDLTRAERERISSIDVRTPDQRNVNGNWTDSHHRLLRAAASDPAVARIFVTPPVKLRMCADETGDRAYLRKIRPWWGHNTHFHVRLNCPAGAAGCVEQDPIPPGDGCADAVWWVTEALEPAKPDPNAPPPEPRRDLTLADLPQQCAAILR